From Variovorax sp. PMC12, the proteins below share one genomic window:
- a CDS encoding chloride channel protein, which produces MNREPDFLEHLRAELSSGRVWLDRAIVLGYAIAAGLFVVGFTLASDWVFGQFHRFYRAWPWAVLLTTPLITAGIVWFTLRFFPGAAGSGIPQIKAALHPALPEERRFFFASLRLTVAKIGLGAAGFAAGLSIGREGPSVQVAAGVMQHARRWLSPNTTIDSRALLVAGGAAGIAAAFNAPLAGVVFAIEELSGRLEARSSGLIITAIVLAGLVAVSAFGNTSYFGVIRVPRLGWDALGPGLLVTLLSGAAGGLFARLLTASLTGAPGRFNRWRARFPVRFAAAGGLAVAVIGLATGGVTFGAGSEAVKQMLQGHDELTPLYTLLKFVATWLTAWCGVPGGIFAPALSIGAGIGDAVSQLGSSELGPALIALGMAAFLAAVTQAPLTAFIIVMEMVDGHSMVLSLMAAAMLASLVSRMISRPLYDTLAEYMVGRAISAAGPVHPPPPEAPAPGAPEPARSP; this is translated from the coding sequence ATGAACCGCGAACCCGATTTCCTCGAGCACCTGCGCGCCGAGCTGTCCAGCGGCCGCGTCTGGCTCGACCGGGCCATCGTGCTGGGCTACGCCATCGCGGCCGGGCTTTTCGTGGTGGGCTTCACGCTCGCCAGCGACTGGGTCTTCGGCCAGTTCCACCGCTTCTACCGCGCCTGGCCCTGGGCCGTGCTGCTGACGACGCCGCTGATCACGGCGGGCATCGTGTGGTTCACGCTGCGCTTCTTTCCCGGCGCGGCCGGCTCGGGCATTCCGCAGATCAAGGCGGCGCTGCACCCCGCCCTGCCGGAAGAGCGCCGCTTCTTCTTCGCGTCGCTGCGGCTCACGGTCGCCAAGATCGGGCTGGGCGCGGCGGGTTTCGCGGCCGGGCTGTCGATCGGGCGCGAGGGGCCTTCCGTGCAGGTCGCGGCCGGGGTGATGCAGCACGCGCGGCGCTGGCTCTCGCCCAACACCACCATCGACAGCCGCGCGCTGCTGGTGGCCGGCGGCGCCGCCGGCATCGCGGCGGCCTTCAATGCGCCGCTGGCGGGCGTGGTGTTCGCCATCGAGGAGCTCTCGGGCCGGCTCGAGGCGCGGTCCAGCGGGCTGATCATCACGGCCATCGTGCTGGCGGGCCTGGTGGCCGTCTCGGCTTTCGGCAACACCAGCTACTTCGGCGTGATCCGCGTGCCCCGGCTGGGCTGGGACGCGCTCGGGCCCGGCCTGCTGGTCACGCTGCTCAGCGGCGCGGCCGGCGGGCTGTTCGCGCGGCTGCTGACAGCCTCGCTCACCGGCGCGCCGGGGCGGTTCAACCGCTGGCGGGCGCGTTTTCCGGTGCGCTTCGCGGCCGCAGGCGGGCTGGCGGTGGCCGTCATCGGGCTGGCCACGGGCGGCGTCACCTTCGGCGCGGGCTCCGAGGCGGTCAAGCAGATGCTGCAGGGCCATGACGAGCTGACCCCGCTCTACACGCTGCTCAAGTTCGTCGCCACCTGGCTCACGGCGTGGTGCGGCGTGCCGGGCGGCATCTTCGCGCCGGCGCTGTCCATCGGCGCGGGCATCGGCGACGCGGTGTCGCAGCTGGGCAGCAGCGAGCTCGGCCCGGCGCTCATCGCGCTGGGCATGGCCGCCTTCCTGGCGGCGGTGACGCAGGCGCCGCTCACCGCCTTCATCATCGTGATGGAAATGGTCGACGGCCATTCGATGGTGCTGAGCCTGATGGCCGCGGCCATGCTGGCCAGCCTGGTCTCCCGCATGATCAGCCGCCCGCTGTACGACACACTGGCCGAATACATGGTCGGGCGCGCCATCAGCGCCGCCGGGCCGGTGCATCCGCCTCCGCCGGAAGCCCCCGCGCCCGGAGCCCCGGAACCCGCCCGCTCGCCATGA
- the ssb gene encoding single-stranded DNA-binding protein, whose product MASVNKVIVVGNLGRDPEMRTFPSGDQVANVTVATTDRWKDKQSGEMREATEWHRIVFNGRLAEIAGQYLRKGSQVYVEGSLRTRKWTDKDGIEKYTTEIRADQMQMLGSRQGQGGPSGGPEDDGGYSQGGGGGYSQGGNGGGGGGGYAPRAPAAAPRAPAPAPRQAPAKSSSGFDDMDDDIPF is encoded by the coding sequence ATGGCATCGGTCAATAAAGTCATCGTCGTCGGCAACCTGGGGCGCGACCCCGAAATGCGGACCTTCCCGAGCGGCGATCAGGTCGCGAACGTCACAGTGGCCACCACCGATCGCTGGAAAGACAAGCAAAGCGGCGAAATGCGCGAAGCCACCGAATGGCACCGCATCGTCTTCAACGGCCGCCTGGCCGAAATCGCCGGCCAGTACCTGCGCAAGGGCTCGCAGGTCTATGTCGAAGGCAGCCTGCGCACGCGCAAGTGGACCGACAAGGACGGCATCGAAAAGTACACCACCGAAATCCGCGCCGACCAGATGCAGATGCTCGGCAGCCGCCAGGGCCAGGGCGGCCCCTCGGGCGGTCCCGAGGACGACGGCGGCTACTCGCAAGGTGGCGGCGGTGGCTACTCGCAGGGCGGCAACGGCGGTGGCGGCGGCGGCGGATACGCACCCCGCGCACCCGCGGCGGCTCCGCGTGCTCCGGCACCGGCTCCGCGCCAGGCACCGGCCAAGTCGTCGTCGGGCTTCGACGACATGGATGACGATATTCCGTTCTAA